A genomic window from Nicotiana sylvestris chromosome 11, ASM39365v2, whole genome shotgun sequence includes:
- the LOC104211782 gene encoding zinc finger protein ZAT8-like: MALKRSREEETVSVEKLAMANCVDIMKRNQSKGRSKIFECKTCKKQFDSFQALGGHRASHKNTAIKLMLMSTFPNELPGKPKKHECSFCGEEFALGQALGGHMRKHRDQLNQQQQYQYKKKKVQEKSDVSDQEDGKEKKDLGSEGIFFLDLNLTPYENELMAGIVPVRSWL; this comes from the coding sequence ATGGCGTTAAAGAGAAGCAGAGAAGAAGAAACTGTATCAGTGGAGAAACTAGCAATGGCGAATTGTGTAGATATAATGAAGAGAAATCAATCAAAAGGACGTAGTAAAATCTTTGAGTGCAAAACATGCAAAAAACAATTTGATTCGTTTCAAGCACTGGGGGGACACAGAGCAAGTCATAAAAATACAGCTATTAAACTCATGTTGATGAGTACTTTTCCTAACGAGTTACCTGGTAAACCTAAGAAACATGAATGTTCGTTTTGTGGTGAAGAGTTTGCTTTAGGCCAAGCTTTAGGTGGACATATGAGAAAACATCGCGATCAATTAAATCAACAGCAGCAATACCAGTATAAGAAGAAGAAGGTACAAGAGAAGAGTGATGTATCTGATCAAGAAGATGGTAAAGAGAAGAAGGATTTGGGTAGTGAAGGGATTTTTTTCTTGGATTTGAATTTGACGCCGTATGAGAATGAATTGATGGCGGGGATAGTTCCTGTTCGTTCTTGGTTGTAA